One genomic region from Thermoleptolyngbya sichuanensis A183 encodes:
- a CDS encoding TauD/TfdA family dioxygenase, whose translation MPSIPETPETPETPEIVDCGEFDEATMNLFLAPGPNPYQDTEEFLFDCEMRADEMPRFVRRSLLEFQVRSNSDGILLIRGLPIDPGLYRIPTPPNAERSPQKTTFVSERCLAMIGSRLGHLVSYIQEKNGDLFQNLAPVKGTEHVQVSTGSQTRLQFHRETVFHPYPPEFLLLFCLRPDHDHMAETTYASVAHALPLLSEAHQDLLFQPLYRTGIDYSFGNRDRTQQSDRILPVLYGRRNDPFLNYDEDLMTATTPEAEEALTALREAIAQVYRGIKLDTGDLLCIDNRRTVHGRSSFVPRYDGRDRWLQRSFVVRDLGLSAVDRLPGERIIRTTFE comes from the coding sequence TTGCCGTCAATTCCAGAAACACCAGAAACACCAGAAACACCAGAAATAGTAGACTGCGGCGAGTTTGACGAAGCGACGATGAACCTGTTTCTGGCACCGGGGCCCAATCCCTACCAGGACACCGAAGAGTTTTTGTTTGATTGTGAAATGCGGGCAGACGAGATGCCCCGCTTTGTGCGGCGATCGCTCCTAGAGTTTCAGGTGCGCTCGAACAGCGACGGCATCCTGCTGATTCGCGGGCTGCCGATTGATCCAGGGCTGTACCGCATTCCCACACCGCCCAACGCCGAGCGATCGCCCCAAAAAACCACCTTCGTTAGCGAGCGCTGTCTGGCAATGATCGGCAGCCGTCTTGGGCATCTGGTGTCTTATATTCAAGAGAAAAACGGCGACCTGTTTCAAAACCTGGCTCCCGTCAAGGGAACTGAGCATGTGCAGGTGTCTACAGGGTCACAAACCCGGCTCCAGTTTCACCGAGAAACCGTGTTTCATCCCTACCCGCCAGAGTTTTTGCTGCTGTTTTGTTTGCGGCCCGACCACGACCACATGGCCGAAACCACCTACGCCAGCGTCGCCCATGCTCTGCCACTGCTGTCGGAGGCGCATCAAGACCTCCTGTTCCAGCCGCTCTATCGCACCGGGATCGACTATTCCTTTGGCAATCGCGATCGCACGCAGCAGAGTGACCGCATTTTGCCCGTCCTCTACGGCCGCCGCAACGATCCGTTTTTGAACTATGATGAAGACCTGATGACCGCTACCACGCCGGAGGCAGAAGAGGCGTTGACAGCGCTGCGAGAGGCGATCGCCCAGGTCTATCGCGGCATCAAGCTCGACACGGGCGACCTGCTCTGCATCGACAATCGCCGCACGGTTCACGGCCGCTCGTCCTTTGTGCCCCGCTACGACGGGCGCGATCGCTGGCTGCAACGGTCTTTCGTCGTGCGCGACTTAGGACTTTCCGCCGTCGATCGGCTCCCCGGCGAACGCATTATCCGCACCACATTCGAGTAG
- a CDS encoding fasciclin domain-containing protein, translating into MNIKQTSTRNQWIKLLGLGVVTATVAYTYPGMASMDEVMPSAATTDAVSETVAGETTMGETVIDATVTGVEAPADMPTADVAPRTDGATAMAAGTLTQIVSQGESFSTLEAALKAAGLDGALNEAGPFTVFAPTNEAFAALPEETLQALLQPENQRVLQQILAYHVVSGSVTSDAIQPGEVATVEGNSVAIAQDGETVTVSGARVIQADIVASNGVIHVIDQVLIPPGLDLQ; encoded by the coding sequence ATGAACATCAAGCAAACGAGCACTCGCAATCAGTGGATCAAGCTGCTGGGTCTGGGCGTTGTAACGGCGACTGTAGCCTACACTTACCCCGGCATGGCCTCGATGGATGAAGTCATGCCCTCTGCCGCAACGACCGATGCTGTGTCTGAAACCGTAGCTGGCGAGACGACGATGGGCGAAACGGTCATTGATGCAACGGTCACGGGTGTAGAAGCGCCTGCTGATATGCCGACGGCGGATGTTGCTCCAAGAACCGACGGGGCAACTGCGATGGCAGCGGGCACGTTGACCCAGATTGTGTCCCAAGGGGAATCCTTTAGTACGCTGGAAGCCGCCCTCAAAGCAGCAGGTTTGGACGGTGCGCTAAACGAAGCTGGCCCGTTCACCGTGTTTGCCCCGACTAACGAAGCCTTTGCGGCACTGCCCGAAGAGACGTTGCAGGCGTTGCTACAGCCCGAAAACCAGCGTGTGTTGCAGCAAATCCTGGCGTACCATGTGGTTTCCGGTAGCGTCACCTCAGACGCGATTCAGCCCGGTGAAGTGGCAACGGTCGAGGGCAACTCAGTGGCGATCGCCCAGGATGGCGAAACCGTCACTGTCTCCGGCGCTCGCGTCATCCAGGCCGACATCGTAGCTAGCAACGGCGTGATCCACGTAATCGATCAGGTGCTGATTCCTCCCGGACTCGACCTGCAATAG
- the glsA gene encoding glutaminase A, with translation MPDDASLCRTPDAVQSFLEGLYQSCRELRGGKVADYIPELAKVDPNLFGICLVTADGQVFEVGDTAHLFTIQSISKVFVQGLALEDHGRDYVLARVGVEPTGDAFNAIILDEASKRPYNPMVNAGAIATTSLIAGDGPTERLNRLLNMFRRYVGHDIVVDVATYVSERATGDRNRAMAYLMRHFKMVDWDIEEALDLYFQQCSVMVSCRDLAVMAATLANQGVNPMTGDRAVEAGYVRDMLSVMYTCGMYNFAGEWAYRVGLPAKSGVCGGIIAVVPDQLGIAVFSPPLDGRGNSVRGVRVCEAISQEFGLHLFDSSRGCHYFLEHLGGKERLISLSKENS, from the coding sequence ATGCCCGACGATGCCAGCCTATGTCGAACACCTGATGCAGTGCAGTCTTTTTTGGAAGGTCTTTACCAATCTTGCCGCGAGCTGCGCGGGGGCAAAGTGGCGGACTACATTCCCGAACTGGCCAAGGTAGATCCCAATTTGTTTGGCATTTGCCTGGTAACGGCGGATGGACAGGTGTTTGAGGTGGGTGATACGGCGCATCTGTTTACGATCCAGTCCATTTCCAAGGTGTTTGTGCAGGGGTTGGCGCTGGAAGACCACGGGCGCGACTATGTGCTGGCGCGGGTGGGCGTAGAACCTACGGGCGATGCCTTTAACGCGATTATTTTGGATGAAGCGTCGAAGCGGCCCTATAACCCAATGGTCAATGCGGGGGCGATCGCCACCACTAGCCTCATTGCTGGCGACGGCCCAACGGAACGGCTCAATCGCCTGCTAAATATGTTTCGCCGCTACGTCGGGCACGACATTGTGGTAGACGTGGCAACCTACGTGTCGGAGCGGGCCACGGGCGATCGCAACCGGGCGATGGCCTACCTAATGCGCCATTTCAAAATGGTGGACTGGGACATCGAAGAAGCGCTGGATCTGTACTTTCAGCAGTGTTCGGTGATGGTGTCCTGTCGGGATCTGGCAGTGATGGCGGCGACGCTGGCCAACCAGGGCGTGAACCCAATGACGGGCGATCGCGCGGTCGAGGCGGGCTATGTGCGCGACATGCTCAGCGTCATGTATACCTGCGGTATGTACAACTTTGCGGGCGAGTGGGCCTATCGCGTGGGGCTGCCCGCCAAGAGCGGCGTTTGTGGCGGCATTATTGCCGTCGTGCCCGACCAGCTTGGCATTGCCGTCTTTTCGCCGCCGCTGGATGGCCGAGGCAACAGCGTGCGCGGCGTGCGCGTGTGCGAAGCCATCTCGCAAGAATTTGGGCTGCACTTATTCGACTCGTCTCGCGGCTGCCACTACTTTTTAGAGCATCTCGGTGGAAAAGAGCGTCTCATCTCGCTGTCTAAAGAAAACTCATAA
- a CDS encoding DUF3747 domain-containing protein, translating to MKRLRHRLVALSAIALGALSISAPTSATTFGQQEVDQGRFIAVSSSGVTTRRLLILEQVSDARPCWSESGANPTIVTPLLLQFDFTGICNRATDRNGYSIRVNGQDMGLDYSIRILPQNGDLVMLGVPNDRSRPQLLIGRANGLTEDFAKITLQPGWRFTKRTFGDRTLGHVYLTYEGVFPPGDVATQPTPTPTPTPTPTPTPTPTPVPVTFTDISRDIYATQIRNAVAAGFISGFPDNTFRPLDTLTREQLVSMVLDALTKAPNVNLQIPAAASGDPYRDVNASRWSAAKIQFARDNNIVRGYEDGTFRPAQPVTRAELVSVLKRAAEFALTARGSSPTLLLNQPTRTFADTTNHWASATITELSGFCGVASPLNEQGNNFAPNAASQRNYAAAATLRTLDCLQLPQ from the coding sequence ATGAAACGTTTGCGTCATCGTCTCGTAGCCCTTAGCGCGATCGCGCTGGGTGCTCTGTCTATTTCCGCTCCCACCTCTGCCACCACCTTTGGTCAGCAAGAGGTAGACCAGGGTCGATTTATCGCTGTGTCGTCTTCTGGCGTGACCACCCGCCGACTGCTGATTTTGGAGCAAGTGTCTGATGCACGCCCCTGCTGGAGCGAGTCTGGGGCAAATCCAACCATCGTTACACCGCTGCTGCTCCAGTTTGATTTCACGGGTATTTGCAACCGCGCCACCGACCGCAACGGCTACTCGATCCGGGTCAATGGCCAAGATATGGGGCTGGATTACAGCATCCGGATTTTGCCGCAAAACGGCGACCTAGTGATGCTGGGCGTGCCCAACGACCGCTCTCGCCCGCAACTGCTTATCGGACGGGCGAATGGCTTAACGGAAGACTTTGCCAAAATTACGCTGCAACCGGGCTGGCGATTTACCAAGCGCACCTTTGGCGATCGCACGCTGGGCCACGTCTATCTCACCTACGAAGGGGTCTTCCCGCCCGGAGATGTCGCCACACAGCCCACGCCCACGCCAACCCCAACCCCCACGCCTACGCCGACCCCAACCCCCACGCCCGTCCCGGTCACCTTCACGGACATTTCCAGAGACATCTACGCCACGCAAATTCGCAACGCGGTTGCTGCTGGATTCATTTCGGGCTTCCCCGACAACACTTTCCGCCCGCTGGATACGCTAACCCGCGAGCAGTTGGTGTCGATGGTGCTGGATGCGCTCACCAAAGCGCCTAACGTCAATCTGCAGATTCCTGCCGCCGCCAGCGGTGACCCCTATCGAGATGTCAATGCATCCCGCTGGAGCGCCGCCAAGATCCAATTTGCCCGCGATAACAACATTGTGCGCGGCTACGAAGACGGCACCTTCCGTCCGGCACAGCCCGTGACCCGTGCTGAACTGGTGTCGGTGCTGAAGCGAGCCGCTGAGTTTGCGCTGACGGCGCGTGGCTCGTCGCCTACCCTGCTGCTAAATCAGCCCACCCGCACCTTTGCCGACACCACAAACCACTGGGCCTCGGCGACTATTACCGAGCTATCGGGCTTCTGCGGCGTTGCGTCTCCGCTGAATGAGCAGGGCAACAACTTTGCGCCTAACGCCGCCTCCCAGCGCAACTATGCGGCTGCGGCAACGCTGCGAACCCTCGACTGTCTGCAACTGCCTCAATAG
- a CDS encoding DUF1622 domain-containing protein, with protein MLVHLPATDSLSASSSLIHRAEFLLQEMALLLKIILEFIAILIVAIALVKTIRKCVRMFRYQGYIVQPPIRLDLGLSLALALEFLLAADIVGTAVSPHWNEIAKLAAITGIRTFLNYFLHREVRELQESHNVVRSSEVE; from the coding sequence ATGCTGGTTCATCTCCCGGCAACTGATTCACTGTCTGCAAGTAGCTCGCTGATCCACAGAGCAGAGTTTTTGCTTCAGGAGATGGCGCTGCTGCTGAAGATTATTCTGGAGTTCATTGCGATTTTGATTGTGGCGATCGCCCTCGTCAAAACAATCCGCAAGTGTGTTCGTATGTTTCGCTATCAGGGCTACATTGTGCAGCCGCCGATCCGGCTGGATTTGGGGCTTTCTCTAGCGCTGGCGCTGGAGTTTTTGCTGGCAGCCGACATTGTGGGCACGGCGGTTTCTCCCCACTGGAACGAAATCGCTAAACTGGCAGCGATCACGGGCATTCGCACCTTTCTCAACTACTTTTTGCACCGAGAAGTGCGGGAGCTTCAGGAGTCGCACAACGTGGTGCGCTCCTCCGAGGTCGAGTGA
- a CDS encoding DNA-methyltransferase — MIRNPAPQNRTLRLTDAERSHFRTRLLRLDRPMTVDELLNRTICQDMFEAAAWLPGEFVDLLVLDPPYNLSKQFNGQTVRRRSLSDYAAWVQSWLVLLLPTLKPTASVYLCGDWQSSPALYEVAAQHLIVRNRITWEREKGRAARANWKNCSEDIWFCTVSPDYYFNAEAVRIKRRVLAPYTQNGSPKDWQRQPNGNFRLTAASNLWTDLTIPFWSMPENTDHPTQKPEKLLAKIILASSPPGAVVLDPFLGSGTTSVVAKKLDRQFVGIELDETYACLAEKRLALAEGDRRIQGYTDGIFWERNSRG; from the coding sequence ATGATTCGCAATCCTGCCCCCCAAAATCGCACGCTGCGGCTGACGGATGCCGAGCGATCGCACTTTCGCACCCGTCTGCTGCGGCTAGATCGTCCCATGACAGTGGATGAATTGCTAAACCGCACAATTTGCCAGGATATGTTTGAAGCGGCGGCGTGGCTACCCGGTGAATTTGTAGATCTGCTGGTGCTAGACCCACCCTACAATCTGAGCAAGCAGTTTAACGGGCAAACCGTCCGGCGGCGATCGCTCTCAGACTATGCCGCCTGGGTGCAGTCATGGCTGGTGCTGCTGCTGCCCACGCTCAAGCCGACGGCCTCGGTCTATCTCTGCGGCGACTGGCAATCGTCTCCAGCGCTATATGAGGTGGCCGCGCAGCACCTAATCGTCCGCAACCGCATTACCTGGGAGCGGGAAAAGGGTCGCGCCGCCCGCGCCAACTGGAAAAACTGCTCGGAAGACATCTGGTTTTGCACCGTGTCGCCCGACTATTACTTCAACGCCGAAGCCGTGCGGATCAAGCGGCGAGTCCTCGCACCCTACACCCAAAACGGCAGCCCCAAAGACTGGCAGCGCCAGCCCAACGGCAACTTTCGCCTTACTGCCGCCTCCAACCTGTGGACCGATTTGACCATTCCTTTTTGGTCGATGCCCGAAAACACCGACCACCCAACCCAAAAGCCCGAAAAGCTGCTGGCAAAAATTATTCTCGCCAGTTCCCCGCCCGGAGCCGTGGTGTTGGACCCGTTTCTGGGTTCCGGCACGACTTCTGTCGTTGCCAAAAAGCTAGATCGGCAGTTTGTCGGGATTGAACTCGACGAGACTTACGCTTGTCTAGCGGAAAAACGGCTGGCGCTGGCCGAGGGCGATCGCCGCATCCAGGGCTACACCGACGGCATATTTTGGGAACGGAATAGTAGGGGTTAG
- a CDS encoding Uma2 family endonuclease has protein sequence MVAVSVDHYVSPEEYLAEEAARPTKHEYRDGYIYAMAGGTDAHVTIALNCWAFLRGHLRNQSCRAYALDMKARIEELNCYYYPDVMVTCDERDRTTNTFKRYPCLIVEVLSEATEAFDRGDKFADYRQIESLQEYVLISQTRLQVDVFRRNEEGLWVLHPYGEGDRVLLTSVGWEGAIADFYEAVDFPSPKERPPAADENRQGDALV, from the coding sequence ATGGTTGCAGTCTCCGTTGATCACTACGTTTCTCCAGAAGAGTATCTGGCGGAGGAAGCCGCCCGCCCTACGAAGCATGAGTATCGCGATGGCTATATCTACGCGATGGCAGGCGGCACCGATGCCCATGTCACAATTGCACTCAATTGTTGGGCATTCCTGCGAGGACATCTCCGCAACCAAAGCTGTCGGGCCTACGCCTTAGACATGAAGGCCCGCATTGAGGAACTGAACTGCTACTACTATCCAGATGTGATGGTGACTTGCGATGAGCGCGATCGCACGACGAATACTTTCAAGCGCTATCCTTGCCTGATTGTCGAAGTCCTGTCCGAAGCGACGGAAGCCTTTGACCGGGGCGACAAATTTGCCGACTATCGCCAAATCGAGAGCTTGCAAGAATATGTCCTGATTTCTCAAACCCGGCTCCAGGTAGACGTGTTTCGTCGCAACGAGGAGGGCCTGTGGGTGCTGCATCCCTATGGCGAGGGCGATCGCGTGTTGCTGACCAGCGTGGGCTGGGAAGGGGCGATCGCCGACTTTTACGAAGCCGTTGACTTCCCAAGCCCCAAAGAACGCCCACCAGCGGCGGACGAGAACCGCCAGGGAGACGCTCTGGTCTAA
- a CDS encoding PEP-CTERM sorting domain-containing protein codes for MKNALTTWSTALASTGIVVLMAAVNPANAASLSFSASDGTRSGTPVNVDIFAKDVEDGVEVTLKVNDSNNIGDLLAVYFNFGGTFNHNTLKASNVTGQDVTKVAFNTNNIVGGNIGQRFEMAVQFGTVGAAGGLLTSTTFKIAQAGLTVQEFLNQTFAVRLQAVGSGPNGGSGSAKQYGVAPTAFDPEKPPTVVPPTGTAVPEPMTILGSLAALGAGYSVKRKQAKQTEA; via the coding sequence GTGAAAAACGCACTCACTACTTGGTCTACGGCACTTGCCTCTACGGGCATCGTGGTTCTGATGGCAGCGGTCAACCCTGCCAACGCCGCTAGCCTTAGCTTCTCGGCCTCTGATGGCACTCGCAGCGGCACTCCGGTTAACGTCGATATTTTTGCAAAAGATGTGGAAGATGGCGTTGAAGTAACGCTCAAGGTCAACGATTCCAACAATATTGGCGACCTGCTGGCGGTTTACTTCAACTTTGGCGGCACGTTCAACCACAACACGCTGAAGGCGAGCAATGTCACCGGGCAAGACGTAACAAAAGTTGCCTTCAACACCAACAACATCGTCGGTGGCAATATTGGTCAGCGGTTTGAAATGGCGGTTCAGTTTGGCACCGTGGGGGCCGCAGGCGGGCTGCTGACTTCTACTACCTTCAAGATTGCCCAGGCTGGTCTGACGGTTCAGGAGTTCCTCAACCAGACCTTTGCGGTTCGTCTTCAAGCAGTCGGTTCTGGCCCCAACGGCGGTAGTGGCAGCGCCAAGCAGTATGGGGTTGCTCCGACGGCATTTGATCCTGAGAAGCCGCCCACAGTGGTTCCGCCTACGGGCACTGCGGTTCCGGAGCCGATGACGATTCTGGGTAGCCTGGCAGCGCTGGGTGCAGGCTATTCGGTAAAGCGCAAGCAAGCCAAGCAGACCGAAGCGTAA
- a CDS encoding DUF6918 family protein — MALSDTLSDQTTTQNLVADCVKLIDEQVAAKGGISGLALKAAYGVVKGIEPSYISGAIRRLLPEALAALDPMWNEGIQSGDPVQHLIQNRDRTADTLLSVTDHKIEKAKNSVVRASYGKLRTSVKGDVEAAVPGLAQILGTHVQS, encoded by the coding sequence ATGGCGCTTAGCGACACACTCAGCGATCAAACCACCACTCAAAACCTCGTAGCAGATTGCGTCAAGCTCATCGACGAACAGGTTGCCGCCAAAGGAGGCATTTCGGGGCTGGCGCTGAAAGCAGCTTACGGAGTTGTGAAAGGCATAGAGCCAAGCTACATTTCCGGCGCAATTCGGCGGCTATTGCCCGAAGCCCTCGCTGCGCTAGACCCTATGTGGAACGAGGGCATCCAGTCGGGTGACCCGGTGCAGCACCTAATTCAAAACCGCGATCGCACGGCAGACACCCTGCTCAGCGTCACCGACCACAAGATTGAAAAAGCCAAAAACAGCGTAGTGCGGGCTTCCTACGGCAAGCTGCGAACCTCGGTCAAGGGCGACGTAGAAGCAGCCGTGCCTGGACTGGCGCAAATCTTGGGAACGCACGTCCAGAGCTAG
- a CDS encoding single-stranded DNA-binding protein: MNNCILMAEVIQEPQLRYTSDSQTPIAEMTVQFAALRDNEPPGQIKVVGWGNLAQEIQAGFHVGDRVILEGRLGMNMIDRPEGFKEKRAELTVSRIHRIEADASLRSSTADVPGTAASRPAATTPAAPPAYAASTAKAAPAAKAPVETADYDDIPF; encoded by the coding sequence ATGAACAACTGTATTTTGATGGCTGAGGTGATTCAAGAGCCGCAGCTTCGCTATACCTCCGATAGTCAAACGCCAATTGCTGAAATGACGGTGCAGTTTGCGGCGCTGCGCGATAACGAGCCGCCAGGACAGATCAAGGTAGTGGGCTGGGGCAATCTGGCGCAAGAGATCCAGGCAGGGTTTCATGTGGGCGATCGCGTCATTCTCGAAGGTCGGCTGGGTATGAACATGATCGACCGCCCAGAGGGCTTCAAGGAAAAGCGAGCAGAGCTAACGGTATCCCGCATTCACCGCATCGAAGCTGATGCCAGCCTGAGGTCCTCTACTGCCGACGTACCAGGGACAGCCGCATCCCGTCCCGCTGCGACTACTCCCGCTGCTCCGCCGGCCTATGCAGCCTCCACGGCCAAAGCTGCCCCCGCC
- the fba gene encoding class II fructose-bisphosphate aldolase (catalyzes the reversible aldol condensation of dihydroxyacetonephosphate and glyceraldehyde 3-phosphate in the Calvin cycle, glycolysis, and/or gluconeogenesis): protein MALVPMRLLLDHAAENGYGIPAFNVNNMEQIQAIMQAAHETDSPVILQASRGARKYAGENFLRHLILAAVETYPHIPIVMHQDHGNEPATCYSAIKNGFTSVMMDGSLEADAKTPASYDYNVAVTSEVVKVAHAIGASVEGELGCLGSLETGKGEAEDGHGFEGELDHSMLLTDPDEAVDFVERTQVDALAVAIGTSHGAYKFTRKPTGEILAISRIEEIHSRLPNTHLVMHGSSSVPEDLIALINQYGGAIPETYGVPVEEIQKGIKSGVRKVNIDTDNRLAITAAVREALAANPKEFDPRHFLKPSIKYMQKVCADRYQQFWAAGNASKIKQVSLEEYAAKYAKGELTQVAKKAVSV from the coding sequence ATGGCGCTCGTGCCTATGCGACTGCTGCTGGATCACGCGGCCGAAAACGGCTACGGTATCCCTGCGTTCAACGTCAACAACATGGAGCAGATCCAGGCCATCATGCAGGCTGCTCACGAGACCGATAGCCCGGTGATTCTGCAAGCTTCTCGTGGCGCTCGGAAATATGCAGGTGAAAACTTCCTGCGCCACCTGATTCTGGCGGCGGTGGAAACCTATCCCCACATTCCCATCGTGATGCACCAGGATCATGGCAACGAGCCTGCGACCTGCTATTCCGCCATCAAGAACGGCTTTACCAGCGTGATGATGGACGGTTCGCTGGAAGCAGATGCCAAAACGCCCGCCAGCTACGACTACAATGTGGCCGTCACTAGCGAAGTGGTGAAAGTGGCTCATGCCATCGGCGCTTCGGTGGAAGGCGAACTGGGCTGCCTCGGCTCTTTGGAAACAGGCAAGGGCGAAGCAGAAGACGGGCATGGCTTTGAGGGCGAGTTGGATCACTCCATGCTGCTGACTGACCCTGACGAAGCCGTAGACTTTGTGGAGCGGACTCAGGTAGACGCGCTGGCCGTTGCCATCGGCACCAGCCACGGAGCCTACAAGTTCACCCGCAAGCCGACGGGCGAAATCCTCGCCATCAGCCGCATTGAAGAGATCCACAGCCGCCTGCCCAACACCCACCTGGTGATGCACGGTTCTTCCTCGGTGCCCGAAGACCTGATTGCGCTGATTAACCAGTATGGTGGCGCGATCCCCGAAACCTACGGCGTGCCCGTGGAAGAAATCCAGAAGGGCATCAAGAGCGGCGTGCGGAAGGTGAATATCGACACCGACAACCGTCTGGCAATTACGGCTGCGGTGCGCGAGGCGCTGGCTGCCAATCCCAAAGAGTTTGACCCCCGCCACTTCCTGAAGCCGTCGATCAAGTACATGCAGAAGGTCTGCGCCGACCGCTATCAGCAGTTCTGGGCAGCGGGCAACGCCAGCAAGATCAAGCAGGTTTCGCTGGAAGAGTATGCCGCCAAGTATGCCAAGGGCGAACTGACTCAGGTGGCTAAGAAAGCCGTCTCTGTCTAG
- a CDS encoding Uma2 family endonuclease, producing MTIAPELRSLSVQDYRRMVEAGILAADERVELIEGQLYTMAAKGTAHSAAVTRIDRVLSQRLAGRALLRFQDPVQLSDFSQPEPDVAMVHPDPLDYEDHHPTPAEIFLLIEVADSTLRRDRDLKVPVYGRSGIQECWILDVQERRLYVFRDPGGAGYGAEQILSEQEAIAPLSFPDCVIQVSEFLRSPAAQA from the coding sequence ATGACGATCGCCCCTGAATTGCGATCGCTCAGCGTGCAGGACTATCGCCGCATGGTGGAAGCGGGCATCCTGGCTGCCGACGAGCGCGTAGAACTGATTGAGGGACAGCTTTATACAATGGCAGCCAAGGGAACGGCCCATAGCGCAGCGGTGACTCGAATTGATCGCGTATTGTCACAACGGCTGGCGGGTCGAGCGCTGCTGCGGTTCCAAGACCCGGTGCAGTTGAGCGATTTTTCGCAGCCAGAGCCAGATGTCGCTATGGTTCACCCCGACCCGCTGGACTATGAAGATCACCACCCCACGCCAGCGGAAATCTTCTTGCTGATTGAAGTGGCAGACAGTACGCTACGCCGCGATCGCGACCTGAAGGTTCCGGTTTACGGGCGATCGGGCATTCAGGAATGTTGGATTCTGGACGTGCAGGAGCGTCGCCTATACGTATTTCGAGACCCTGGTGGGGCGGGCTATGGTGCAGAACAAATTTTGTCGGAACAGGAGGCGATCGCCCCGCTGTCTTTCCCAGACTGCGTGATTCAGGTCAGCGAATTCCTGCGATCGCCTGCTGCACAAGCCTGA
- a CDS encoding aldose epimerase family protein, translating into MFEVSQHPSQYLTYALTDSATDARLEVVPERGGIITRWSVQGRDILYLDEARFADPSLSVRGGIPILFPICGNLPNNAYTYNGQTYLLKQHGFARDLPWLVTHTEALDRASITLNLSSSDQTRALYPFEFSLDFTYILEGNRLVLQQQVTNSGNTIMPFSLGLHPYFSVSDKARLDFDIPSTQYVDQRTQETHAYMDGFDFSQDEIDVLFRKLSFQSATVEDFRENLKLRLDFDDPYTMLVFWTLKGKDFYCLEPWTGPRNALNTGDHLIELAPGGTVRTSFRITAQLS; encoded by the coding sequence GTGTTTGAGGTTTCCCAGCACCCATCCCAATATCTCACCTATGCGCTGACCGATTCGGCCACCGATGCCCGCCTAGAGGTCGTGCCTGAGCGCGGCGGCATCATCACTCGCTGGAGCGTGCAGGGGCGCGACATTCTCTATCTCGACGAAGCCCGCTTTGCAGACCCCAGCCTCAGCGTGCGCGGCGGCATTCCCATCTTGTTTCCCATTTGCGGCAACCTGCCCAACAATGCCTACACCTACAACGGCCAGACCTATCTGCTGAAGCAGCACGGCTTTGCCCGCGACCTGCCCTGGCTAGTCACCCATACCGAAGCGCTGGATCGAGCCAGCATCACGCTCAACCTGAGCAGCAGCGACCAGACCCGTGCGCTCTATCCGTTTGAGTTTTCGCTGGACTTTACCTACATCCTGGAGGGCAATCGCCTGGTGTTGCAGCAGCAGGTCACCAATTCAGGAAATACCATCATGCCCTTTTCGCTGGGGCTACATCCCTATTTCTCGGTGTCGGACAAGGCGCGGCTAGATTTCGACATTCCCTCAACGCAATACGTAGACCAGCGCACGCAGGAAACCCACGCCTATATGGATGGGTTCGATTTCAGCCAGGACGAAATCGACGTGCTGTTTCGCAAGCTGTCGTTTCAGTCCGCAACGGTGGAAGATTTTCGAGAAAACCTGAAGCTGCGGCTGGATTTTGACGATCCCTACACGATGCTGGTGTTTTGGACGCTAAAGGGCAAGGACTTTTACTGTCTGGAACCCTGGACGGGGCCGCGCAACGCGCTGAACACGGGCGATCATTTGATCGAACTGGCTCCGGGCGGCACGGTGCGGACGAGTTTCCGCATCACGGCCCAGTTGTCGTAA